From the Ictalurus furcatus strain D&B chromosome 19, Billie_1.0, whole genome shotgun sequence genome, one window contains:
- the nudt5 gene encoding ADP-sugar pyrophosphatase — FGSLHAEIIQHTDTMSCPEKSCTQPHVVKEEVTATGKWVRLEKTTYVDPSGNTRIWETVKRTTRPSNTDADGVGIIAILKRTLHKDCVVLVKQFRPPMGCYTLEFPAGLIDDNENAEMAALRELKEETGYKGEVVGVTPVTCLDPGLSNCSTQIVMVNINGDDSENINPTQQLGDGEFVDVILLPLDEFQKKIDELLKKEKLVVDSKVYIYAMGMSQAFFKPNELPVLKQ, encoded by the exons TTTGGATCCTTGCAC gcAGAGATTATacaacacacagacaccatGAGCTGTCCGGAGAAAAGCTGCACACAGCCTCATGTAGTCAAAGAGGAG GTTACAGCGACTGGAAAGTGGGTGAGGCTTGAGAAGACCACGTATGTGGATCCATCTGGAAACACCAG AATATGGGAGACGGTGAAGAGAACAACAAGACCAAGCAACACTGATGCAGACG GTGTGGGGATCATCGCCATCCTGAAGAGAACTCTGCATAAGGACTGTGTGGTGTTGGTGAAACAGTTCAGGCCACCGATGGGATGCTACACTCTGGAGTTTCCTGCGG gtcTGATTGATGATAACGAGAACGCTGAGATGGCTGCTCTGAGAGAGCTGAAGGAGGAGACTGGCTACAAGGGAGAAGTGGTGGGAGTCACGCCAG tcacatgccTGGATCCTGGCCTGTCTAACTGCAGCACGCAGATTGTGATGGTCAACATTAATGGGGATGATAGTGAAAATATAAACCCCACCCAGCAGCTCG GTGATGGAG aattTGTCGACGTGATTCTTCTACCTTTAGATGAATTTCAGAAGAAAATAGATG AGCTATTGAAGAAGGAGAAACTTGTGGTGGATTCCAAAGTGTACATTTACGCCATGGGAATGTCCCAAGCCTTCTTTAAACCCAACGAGCTCCCGGTGCTCAAACAGTGA